Within the Microbacterium sp. 1S1 genome, the region GAGGCTGGCGCGATCGCCCCAGCGCGGATCGCCCGCGGCGATCTGCGCCCAGACGGCGGCGATGACCGCTGCGGTCGCCGTCATCTTGCGGACGCCGAGATGGAAGGCGACCTCGTTCGCGAGGTACCAGTGCCGGGCGCTGTACGGGTCGCGACCGCGGAGCGCGGCCGTGCGCTGGGTGGCGGCACTCAGCCGCGCCAGGCGCAGCCGCCCCGTCGTCGACATCGCGTCCCCCCTGGCCGCCTCGAGCAGCGCCCTGCCGAGCGTCCGCGCGTCGCGGTCGGCTCGCTCCGTCCGCGGACTCGTCGAGGCTCCGGCCACCCGGAGGAAGGCTTCCAGCGCGCCTTCCCGCACGGCAGCCGGCACGAGTGTGGCGAACTGGTCGGGGTCGAGGACGGCGTGGCGCGGCCGCAGCGGCCGACCGACGAGAAGCCGGGAACCGCGCCGGTGCCGGAGGACGGCCACGCTGTTCGTCTCCGAGGAGGTGCCGATCGTCGTCGGCACCGCGACGATGTCGACGGACGGAGGGGCGTCCGGCAGGATCGTGAGCGCCGAGATCTCCGCGTGCCGGAGGGCGAAGTCCAGAAGGCGCCCGGGGCTGAGCGCGAGGGCCGCGATCTTGCTCGCATCGAGGACGCTTCCGCCTCCGACGGCCACGATGACCTCGGGTGGTCGTCGGACGAGCTCCTCGGCGATCACGAGGACCCCGACCTCATCCACCGCTCCCGTGTCCACCGTCATCCTGCGGGCCGGGTGCGCGGTGGGAAGGGGGTACGCGACGGCCGCGTCGGCGATCACCAGCGTGTCCCGTCCCGCCGTGAGACGGACCATCGCCTCTCGTGCGCGGGGCCCGTGCCACAGCGTGGGGACGCGTGCGCTGAACGGCGCGGTCATGCCGCTCCCTGCCGCACGCGCGCCAGGCCGGCCCGAACGGCCCGGTCGGTCTCGGCCACCTCCGCCGCCGTGAAGCCGTAGCCGGGGATGAGCTGGAAGGAGCTGGGACCGGGGTGGACCACGACGCCGCTGTCGGCGATGGCGGACACCACCTGCAGGACGTCGGCCCCGGAGAGCGGCGACCCGTCCGGGCGGCGGAGCCCCACCCCGACGAAACAGCCGCTGCCGGTGACGCCGGTGACGATCCCGTCGTCCTGCCAGGTCCGCGCGAGGTGGTGCACCGTCGTCGCCAGTGCCTGCGTGGTCGTCTCGACGTCGATGCGGCGGAGCTCGTCGATCACGGCGAGGACCGCGGCCGCACACGCCGGCGTGCCCGCCTGCGTCTCCCCGTGGACGAAGGTCCAGCCGCCGCGGGCGAACGCCGTCGCGATACGGTCTCCGACGAGGAGCGCCGCAGCCCCCATCGCGCCGTTCGTCAGCGCCTTCGACACGATGAGGACGTCCGGAGCCGCCGCCCAGCGGTCGGTCGCGAACAGGGCACCGGTGCGCCCGAATCCCGTCGCGACCTCGTCCGCGACCAGCAGGAACCCGTGCCGCTCCCGCAGCTCCAGGAGGCGGCGGACGAAGGCCCCGGACAGCGCGTGGGCACCGCTGCCCAGGACGGGCTCCACCACGACGGACGCGACTCGGGACCCTTCACGCTCCACGAGCGCCGCGAGCTCCGCCCCGTCGTCGGTGTGCGACACGTGCCGCACCGCTCTCCTGTCGACGCCGTAGACCGACTGCAGCAGGTCGTCGCCGCTCAGCACGTGGCTGCCGTACATCGTGCCGTGATAGCTCCCGCGCAGCCCCACGACGAGGGAGCGCGAACCCGAGCCCTGCTGCGCCCAGTACTGCCGCGCGAGCTTCATCGCGGCGTCATTCGCGGCCCCGCCCGACGTGGAGAAGATCACGCGCCGGTAGCGCTCGGATCCCGCGAGGGCGATGAGGGCATCGGCGGCGTCTTCGGCGTACCGGTGCGGGGCACGGAACAGGGAGAGGTACGAGGCGTCACGCGTCGCCCTGCTCACGGCCTCCGTCACGGCGGGGTTGCCGAAGCCGAGCGGAACGTTCCACAGCCCACTCGTCGCGCAGAGGCGTTCGGAGCCGTCGGCATAGAAGAGGCGATGTCCGGAGGCGCCGATCGTCACGCGATCCGGAGGAAAGGCGGTGTCAGCGGGGAGCATCGACGTCCACAGCGCGTGCGGCACACTCATCGGGCGCCTTCCCCCGAGGCATCCTCGACCGGACCACCGAGGTGGACGCGGAGCGCGGCGAGCGCGTCCAGACACAGGCGCCGGGCGTGGGCGTCGGGCACGCCACAGGCGCGGGCCACGCGCGCGGCCGCCAGCGCGCGCGTGCCCGAGGTCTGGACCGCGTCGACCACCGCGGCGGTCAGCGGGGACAGGAGATGCCGGCGGAGGGTCCTGACGTCGGCAAGCAGGAAGCCCTCGGCAGTGTCGAGCAGGAACGGATCGTCGGGCAGGGGCTCGGCATCCGCGAGGTCGTCGTCGAGGAGCGCCCACCCGAAGCCCGCGATCCGGGCGGTGCCGTTCGGCAGGCGGAGCATCTTGCGGAGATCGGCCGCGTCGAGGTACCGGCTGAGCCACGGCCGGGCGTCGAGCTCGGCGACGAGGTCCGCCGCGCCTGGCACGCTGCCCAGTGCCGACATCAGGGGCACGGTTCGTCCGAGGACGGCCGGCAGGTCGTCCACGTGGCCGATCGCCTCCCCCTGCAGGCCGAGATGCACGCCGCCGCCCGCGTCGACGCGGACGGCGCACGGAGTCTCCTCCCGGTGGGGCCGCGCGAGAGCGGCGCGGTCCGCCAACAGCACCCGCGGGTCGAGCATCGCGGCGGCGAACACTCCGGTGGCGCGGGCGAGATCGGCGTCGTCCAGGAAGGCACGCCAGCTGCCCTCGTCGAAGAACCGCACCGCCGTCGGTCCGACGATCTGGACGAACGAGGCCGCGATGTAGTCCTGAAGCTCGACGCCGCGCTCACCCAGGAACAGTTCGTCGCCGAGGTCGGCGAGCCTGCCCTCGTAGCCGACGACGACCCGCGCCGCCCCCGGCCGAGGCACCGATCCTGCGGGCTCGAGGATCACGTCCTCAGGGTCGGCTGCAGCAGCGACGGATGCAGCCCCGACCTCCGTCTCGCGCAGGAACACGCGACCGCGCGCCCCCTGCCCGCCGGTGATCCACGCCCGCAGGGCATGCGGCCCGAGGAGCGGGTCTTCGCCCGTCCCTCCCTCGTCCTGCCGTGCCGTCGTCGCACTCGACCCCATGATCCCCCCAGAGAACCGGATCCGTCTGACGCGGTTGCGTCTTCATATGAAGGTAGCTTTGCCTCGAATGCGGTGCAATATTACAGCTCCGCCAGCTCCAGGCCGGGATCTGCGGTATGTCACGAGGCCCGCAGGACATCGGATAGGATGGACAGGTTGTTCCTTGGTGACGTGTCCGAGCGGCCGAAGGAGCACGCTTGGAAAGCGTGTGTTGTGCAAGCAACCGCGGGTTCGAATCCCGCCGTCACCGCCAGAAACGAAGAAGACCTCCGCATCGCGGAGGTCTTCTTCGTTTCTCGCTGCTGTCAGGTGTCGAAGCGTATCCCGTAGGTCAGTCCGCCCGGCGCGGAGGGGAGCCGGGTCATGCCGAGGCGCTCGTAGAAGGCGGCAGCGCCGACGTTGGCGGGGTCCATCCCCAGGTGCAGCGCCGGGACGTCTCGTTCGCGCAGTGTGGCGAAGAGCGTCTCGATCAGGGCGCGGCCGAGCCCCTGCCCCTGGGTCTCCGGCAACAGGTCGATGTGCAGATGCGCGGGGTACTCCGTGGCGTTGGGCTCGACACCCGGTTCCCGCGTGTAGCCGTATTCGATCAGCTTCTCCTCGCGGGTCTGAGGATCGGCCGACCGGGGGTAGCGTGCATGCAGGGCGGGCCACCACTCGTCGCGGAACCAGGCGGAGAACGCGTCGGTGTCGTCGGTCGCGACCAGGTAGCCGATGGCGCGCCCGTCGTCTGCCTCCACGACCCACGCGAGGTCGGGGTGCCGCTCGACGTAGGGCACGGCGAAGAGGTTGCCCCAGAGCTCGTCATCCGACAGCACACCGGTGGCGTCTCCCCCGGCGTCCGCCGTCTTCACGCAGATCTCGAACATCGCCGCGCGATCGGTCGGGCGGTAGGGGCGGATACGCGACACGGATGCTCCTCGGAAGGGTCAGGGTGCGCTCAGCCTATCGGCGTGTGCGGCCGGCTCGACGTCGCGACGGATCCACGGCACGAGCCAGGCGCCGAGCACGAGGACGACGCCGGCGCCGACGAGGGCGCCGCCGAGCGTGTCCGTCGCCCAGTGCACCGACAGGAACGTGCGCGACAGCGCCATGAGCACGATCCATGCGGCCCCCACGATCGCCATCCACACTCGGGGGAACAGGACCCAGAGCACGAGCGCGATGGTCGCGGCGTTCGCGGTGTGACCGGACGGGAAGGAGCCGTAGTCGCTCACGACGAGCATGTCGTGGGGACGAGCGCGACCGAAGATGTTCTTCAGGAGTTGCACGGCACCCGCGCTGACGAGGAAGCAGAAGGCGGCGAAGAGGGCACCTCGCCATCGCCGCAGGAGCAGCAGGACCAGGATGGTCCCCAGCGGGACGGCGAGGATGGCCACCCACCCTCCGCCGATCCAGTTCAGCGCGAGCGCGAAGCTCAGCATCCAGTCCGCGCGGATCGCGCCGATCGTGTCGTTCCACCACTGGTCGAGGCCCGGTGTCTGCGGATACACGAAGACGACGAGCGCGCCGAGGGCGGTGGCCAGGAACAGGCAGGCGACGCCCCACCACAGCAGCATCCGTCGATTCATCGTCCCATTGTGACCGATGCCCCCGTGATCGCGGGTCGGCGTGCCGGTCAGCGGCCGATGCGGGCGAGCCCCTGCTCGAGGTCCGCGATGAGGTCGGCCACGTCCTCGATGCCGACGGAGAGGCGCACGACGTTCTCCGGAACCGCGAGCTCGGTGCCGCGGACCGACGCGTGCGTCATCTCGGGCGGGTACCCGATGAGCGACTCCACGCCGCCGAGCGACTCGGCGAGCTGGAAGAGGCTCGTGCTCTCGGCGAAGGCACGCGCCGCCTCCCCGCCGGCGGCGAGGCCGAGCGAGAGCATCCCCCCGAAGCCGCTCATCTGCCGGGCGGCGACCGCGTGCCCGGCATGCGACGACAGACCGGGATAGAAGACCTGGGCGAACTCGGGGCGCGCCTGCGCCCATTCGGCGATCGCCTGTGCGTTCTCGGAGTGCTGGCGCATCCGCACCGCGAGCGTCTTGATGCCGCGGGTCGTCAGCCAGGCGTCCAGCGGAGCAGAGACCGCGCCCACGGCGAACTGCTGGAACTTCACGGCCTCGACGAAGCGGTCGTCCCGGAAGACGACAGCGCCGCCGAGCACGTCGGAGTGTCCCCCGAGGTACTTGGTCGTCGAGTGCACGACGACGTCGGCGCCGAGCGCCAGGGGCTGCTGCAGGGCCGGCGAGGCGAACGTGTTGTCCACCACGACGAGGGCCCCCGCCGCGTGAGCGATCTCGGCGATGAGCGCGATGTCGATGACCTTGAGCAGCGGGTTGCTCGGCGTCTCCAACCACACGATGCGAGTCTCGGGACGGATGGCAGCCCGGATCACGTCGACGTCGGACAGCTCGACGGTGGTCGTGTCGATCCCCCAGGGCGCGAGCACCTTCGTGAGCAGCCGGTAGGTGCCGCCGTAGACGTCGTTGCCGAGCAGCACGTGATCGCCGGGCGCGAGGAGACCGCGCAGCAACCCGTCCTCCGCCGCGAGACCCGACGCGAACGAGAGCGCTGCGACCCCGCCCTCCAGCGCGGCGAGCTGCGTCTCCAGCGAGGAGCGCGTCGGGTTGCCGGCGCGATTGTACTCGTAGCCGTCGCGGAACCCGCCGATGCCGTCCTGCACGTGCGTCGAGGACTGGTAGATCGGCGGGATGATCGCCCCGGTGGTCGGGTCGGGCGCCTGTCCGGCGTGGATGGCGCGGGTGGCGAAGGCGTGATCGTGGTCGGACATGCCCTCAGCCTACGTCCGGGTCCGCCGACCGGTCCCGGCCTGTTACGCCGCGCGTCACCGGGAGAGGTAGCCGAGCAGATCCTGCCGGGTCAGCACGGTGTGGGGCTTGCCGTCCTCCGTCACGAGCAGCGCGTCGGCGTCGGCCAGGGCGGCGCGCGCCTGGGCGACCGGGGCGTGGATGCCGATCAGCGGAAGCCGCTCCCCCGCGTGCGCTCCGACGGCGTCGCTCGGCTCGGCGTCGCCGCGGAAGAGCAGGTCGAGCAGACCCTTCTCGTCGACGGTGCCGACGACCTCGCCCATCATCACCGGGGGTTCTGCACTGAGGACGACGAGTTGCGACACCTCGAACTCCGTCATCATCCCGATCGCCTCGAGCACCGTGTCGGTGGGATGGGCGTGCACGAGGTCGGGAAGGCCGTGCCGAGAGGCGCGCGCCGCGAGCACGTCGGCGACGGTCTCCCCCTCCTCCACCTCGCTGAACCCGTACGAGCGCATCCACCCGTCGTTGAAGATCTTGCCCAGGTAGCCCCGACCGCCGTCCGGCAGGAGCACGACCATGACGGCATCTGCAGGAAGCTGTCGGGCCAAGCGCAGCGCCCCAACCACCGCCATGCCGCTGGAGCCGCCGACGAGGATGCCCTCCTCGCGTGCGAGCCTGCGGGTCATCGCGAACGACTCCGCGTCACCGACCGCGACGATCTCGTGCGGCACGGTCGGGTCGTAGGCGCCCGGCCAGATGTCCTCGCCCACGCCTTCGACGAGGTAGGGCCGGCCGGTGCCGCCGCTGTAGACGCTGCCCTCGGGGTCGACGCCGACGATGCGCACCCGGTCGCCCGACACCTCGCGCAGGTAGCGCCCGGTGCCGGTGATCGTGCCGCCCGTCCCCACACCGGCGACGAAGTGGGTGATCCGGCCGTCGGTGTCGCGCCAGATCTCCGGCCCCGTCGTCTCGTAGTGACTGCGCGGCCCGTTCGGGTTCTCGTACTGGTTCGGCTTGAACGCGCCGGGGATCTCGCGCGCCAGTCGATCGCTCACGCTGTAGTACGACTCGGGGCTGTCGGCCGGGACCGACGTCGGGGTGACGACGACCTCCGCGCCGTACGCCCGGAGCACGTCGATCTTGTCCTCCCCCACCTTGTCCGGGACCACGAACACGCAGTGGTAGCCGCGCTGCTGCGCGACGAGGGCGAGCCCGACGCCGGTGTTACCGCTCGTCGGCTCGACGATGGTGCCGCCCGGTTTCAGCTGGCCCGCGGCCTCGGCGGCATCGATGATGCGGGTGGCGATGCGGTCCTTCGCCGAGCCGCCGGGATTCAGGTACTCGAGCTTCACGAGCACCGTGCACGCGATGCCCTCGGTGACGTGCTGGAGCTTCACCAGAGGCGTGTCGCCGACGAGGTCGACGATGGAGTCTGCGTACTTCATCTGTTCAGGGTACGGCGAGGGTTCCCGCCGATGGGGCTGTGTTTCAGCGCCGCTTCGACAGGCTCAGCCACCCAGCACCTGGGTCCCTGAGCCTGTCGAAGGGCCTGAGCCTGTCGAAGGCTCAGCCCTTCGTCGCGCCGGCCAGCAGGCCGCGCACGAAGAAGCGCTGGAGGGCGAAGAACACGATCAGCGGGACGATGATCGAGATGAACGTTCCCGCCGACTGCAGGAACCACTTGTTGCCCCAGGTCCCGGAGAGCGAGTTCAGCGCCTGCGTGATCGGCAGGGCGCCGGGCGAGGCGAAGATCGTCGCGACCAGCAGGTCGTTCCATACCCAGAGGAACTGGAAGATCGCGAAGGACGCGATCGCCGGAGCGGCCAGGGGCAGGATGATCCGGAAGAACACCTGGCCGTGTCCTGCGCCGTCCACGCGCGCCGCCTCGATGATCTCACCGGGGATCTCGGAGATGAAGTTGTGGAGCATGAACGTCGCCAGCGGCAGCGCGAAGATCGCGTGCGCGATCCACACCCGCGCGAAGCTGTACTGCACCTCGTTCAGCCCGAATCCGGGGAAGATCGGCACGTCGTTGATCGTCAGGCCGTCCGAGAACAGGCTCAGCAGCGGCACGAGAGCCATCTGCAGCGGAACGATCTGCAGCGCGAACACGAAGATGAAGAGCATGTTCCGACCCTTGAAGTCGATCCATGCGAACGCGTACGCGGCGAGCGACGCCATGACGATCGGGAACACGGTCGCGGGGATCGTGATCGCCAGCGAGTTCACGAAGGCGGTCGCGAGGGTCGTCGACGTACCACCCGAGTTCCATGCCTGCACGTAGTTGTCGAACGTGAACTCAGGGTTGGCGAAGACCGTCCACCATCCGCTGTTCTGCGTGTCCGCTCCCGGGCGGAACGAGGTGACGAACAGCCCGAACGTCGGAATGGTCCAGAAGAGGGCGATGACCGCGGCCGCGATCGTCGCGCCCTTCGAGGTCAGCTTCTTATGGGCGATCGCCTCGTTGCGGCGCGTGTCCCGCGCCACCTGGCGCTTGGTGCGGTTGTCCACGACCGTGGCCTGCGTTGCACTCATCAGCGGATCTCCCTCTGCTTGGCCATCGATCGGGCGTTGTAGACGATCAGCGGCAACACGAACAGGAACAGCACGACGGCGAGCGCCGACGAGTGCCCGTAGCTCTGGAACCGCTGCTGCTGGTTGACCATCTCGAAGCCGAGGACGCTGGTCTCATCCCGGCCACCGGTCATCACGGCGACGATGTCGTACACCTTGAGCGACGCGATCGTGATGGTCGTGAGCACCACGATCAGCGACGACCGGATGCCGGGCACCGTCACGTTGCGGAACCGCTGCCAGGCGTTCGTCCCGTCGAGCTCGGCCGCCTCCATCTGCTCCACCGGGACCGCCTTGATCGCGGCCGAGAGGATCACCATCGCGAATCCCGTCTGGGTCCAGATGAAGACGATGAGCAGCATGAGGGTGTTGAGGATCGGCTTGATCGCCAGCCACTGCACCGGATCGCCGCCGAACGCGGTGACGATGGCGTTGAGGAGGCCGATCTGATCGCCCTGGCGGGCGTCGTACATGAACTTCCAGATGATGCCCGCGCCGACGAACGAGATCGCCACCGGCATGAACACGAGCACCTTGAGGAACTTCTCGCCGCGCGCCCGGTCGATGAACACGGCGTAGGCGAGGCCGATGACCACCGAGATCACCGGAGCCAGCAGCGCCCAGATGATCGTGTTGATCACCGACGAGGTGCCGACCGGGTTGGTGAAGACCCAGATGTAGTTCTCGAGTCCGACGAACTCGTCGCCGGTCTTGTCGAAGAAGGACTTGAAGATCGTCGAGATCGCGGGGTAGATCAGCCCCAGCAGCAGCATGATCGACGCCGGGGCCATGAACAGCACGAGCTGGAACAGGTAGCCGGCGCCCTGGCGGGCGCGGAAGTCGGCGAAGAAGAGGAGCGCGCCGACGAGCAGCGCGATGGCCACGACGTACACGACGGCGTTGGCGTAGGGGCGCAGCAGCAGCAGGGCGAGCACCGGGATCACCAGGCACGCGACCAGCCGCATGATGAAGTAGCCGCGGCCGGGGCGGGGCGCGAACTCGATCAGCACCAGGATGAGGGCCACGACCACGCCGAACACGAGCAGCACGGCCGGGATCTGCACCAGCGGGTTCAGACCGCCGAGCCACAGGAAGAAGCTGTTGAGCGAGAAACCGATGGTGATCCGCGAGGACTCCTCGGTCGGCGCGGTGAACGCGAGGAGCAGCGCGAGGGCGACGACGACCACGAAGCCGATCGCGAGGACCGTGCGGGTGACGTTCCTCCCCTTCGCATCGGTGCCGTGCGTCGTCGGTGGCGCGTCAGCCTCGACGGGTTTCTCGATGGTCGCGTGCGACATGGACGTCCCCTTCTGGATAGTGCTGGGTTCCCGGGCAGTACGGATCGGTGGAGCGGGGGCCGGGCTGTGCAGCCCGGCCCCGCTCTGCCTACGACGATCGCGTCGAGGCGATCAGTTCTCGTAGCCGGCCTGGATGTCGGAGAGCACCGTCTCGGTGTCCTTGCCGTCGATCCAGTCGACCATCCCCTTCCAGAACGACCCCGAGCCGACCGTGGACGGCATCAGGTCGGAGGCGTCGAACCGGAAGGTCGTCGCGTCGTCCTGCATGATGGTCATCGCCTCCTGGAGGAACTCGCTCGAGGCGAGGCTCGGGTCGGCGTTCTTGTTGGCGGAGATCACGCCGCCCAGCTCGACACGCGCGTCGGCGAACTCCGGCGATGCCATGAACTCGAGCACCTGCTGGGTGGCCTCGTCGTCGGAGAAGGCCGCGACGAACTCACCGCCACCCTCGACCTGGAGCTCGCCCGCGGTCTCACCCGGCATGATGAACGCGTAGACGTCGCCGTCCGGAGCGACCTCAGGGACGTTGCCCTCCGCGGTCTCGGTGTCGAGGAAGTTCGCCGACAGGAACGAGGCCTGGTGGGTCAGTGCGCAGTCGCCCTTCGCCACCGCGTTGGCGACGTCGCCGAAGGCGGTGGAGTTGATGCTCTTGACGTCGCCGTAGCCCGCGTTCACGTACTCCGGATTGAGCAGGATCTCGCCGACGGCGTCGAAGGCCTGCTTGATCTCGGGGTCGGTGAACTTGACGTCGCCGGCCACCCAGTCGTCGTAGACATCCGGGCCCGACTGACGCAGCACGAGGTCCTCGATCCAGTCCGTGCCCGGCCAGCCCGAGGCCGCCTCGGAGGCGAAGCCGGCGCACCAGGCCGGACCGCCGGTCTTCTCGACGATGGTGTCGGTGAGCGCGATCATGTCGTCCCAGGTCTCCGGAACCTCGACACCCCACTCGGCGAACTGCTTCGGGGAGTACCAGACGTAGCCCTTGAGGTTCGCGAGCATCGGCGCCGCGTAGAAGGTGTCGTCGAACGTGCCGTACTTCTTCCAGTCCTCGGACCAGTTCTCGTCGACGGCCTTCTCCACGGCCTCGGGCGCCGGCATGACCTTGCCGGTGTCGACGAGGGTCTTGAGCAGACCGGGCTGCGGCACGATCGCGATGTCGGGGGCGTCTCCACCCGTCACCTTGGTGACGATGTTGCCCTCGAAGCCCTTGTCGCCGGTGTACTCGACCTTGATGCCGGTGTCCTTCGTGAACTGCTCGAAGGAGGCGTTGAGGTCGTCGGCCTCGACGCCCGTGATGCCGCCGGAGATCCGGACCGTGTCCTTGGTCTCCCCGCTGCCGCCGTCGCCGCTTCCGCCCTCGGCGCAGCCCGCGAGCGCAAGAGATGCGACGCCGACGAGTGCGATGGGGGCGAGCAGGCGGTATCGCTGTGACAAAGCCATGTACTTCTCCTCTTCCGGTGGATCTTCCGTCCGCCCAAGGAGAGCAATCGCCGCAACCATTGGGGAACCGATTCCAGGCCAACCTACTCGGGTTCCTTCTCGCCGTACAACTGGGGAAGGTTACAAGATCACAACCCTTTGACGGAGCCTGTTCCCCGACGATGGGAGCGCTCCCAGTCCATGGCGTCTGGAACCGGTTCCTCCTCGCGTGTGGAACGATTACGATGGCTCCCGGCGAGCGCCCGATGGCTCGCCGTCGTGGAACCGCGTCGAGGAGGACACGATGAGCACGATCGCCGACGTCGCGACGCGCGCCGGTGTGTCCAAGGCCACCGCCAGCCGCGCCCTCAGCGGTCGCGGCTACGTCTCGGAGGAGACCAGGCAGCGCGTGGAGGAGGCGGCACAGTCCCTCGCGTACGTCGCTCACTCCTCCGCCACGAGCCTCGCCACGGGGCGCACGGGCACCGTCGGGCTGGTGATGCCCCCGGTCGACCGCTGGTTCTTCTCGGAGCTGCTCGCCGGGGTGCAGGAGGCGCTGCTCGCCCTCGACTACGACCTGTCGCTCTACGGTGTCCCCGAGCGCTCCGGCACCAGGGAGCGATTATTCGAGAGCGTGCTGCCGGGCCGGAGGTTCGACGGCATCATCGCCGTCGGCATCCAGCCCAGCGCCCGTGAGCTGGAGCGGCTGCACCGCACAGGGCGCCCGCTCGTGAGCGTAGGCCCCTACAGCGCCGGGGCGAGCGCCGTGTCGATCGACGACGCCGCCGCGGCGCGGATCGCGACCGAGCATCTGATCGAGCTCGGCCACACCGACATCGCCTTCGTGGGCGGCGCCACCGACGACACCGATCTCAGCTACGGCGATGCCCGCCGCCTCGCCGGCTATCGCGAGGCGCTGCACGCGGCGGGGCTGACCCCACGGGCGCGGGTCGCGGGCGCGGCGCCGACCATGCCCGGTGGCTACGCCGCGGCGGCGGGGCTCCTCGGCGACCGGCGGCACCGTCCGACCGCGATCGTCGGCGTCTGCGACGAGGCCGCCATCGGTGCCGTGATCGCGGCCCGCCGCCTGGGCATCGCGGTGCCGACCGAGCTCAGCGTCGTCGGCATCGACGACCATGAGCACGCGGAGATGTTCGCCCTCACCACCATCGGGCAGTCGCCGCGGGAGCAGGGCAAGGAAGCCGTGCGCCTGCTGACGCGCCGGATGAACGAGCCGGACGCCCCGGTCGAGCGCATCGAGGCCGGATCGGCGCTCGTCGTGCGCAGTTCGACCGCGGCGCCACGCTGAGTCCCGTGGACGCACGAAGGCCCCGGGCGGAACCCGGGGCCTTCGCAGAAGCGCTGGTGCGCTGGAATTACTTGAGGGTGACGGTCGCGCCGGCCTCTTCCAGAGCAGCCTTGGCCTTCTCGGCCGTCTCCTTGTTGGCGCCCTCGAGGACGGCCTTCGGAGCACCGTCGACGACGGCCTTGGCCTCGCCGAGGCCGAGCGAGGTGAGCTCGCGGACAGCCTTGATGACCTGGATCTTCTTGTCGCCAGCAGCCTCGAGGATGACGTCGAAGGAGTCCTTCTCCTCCTCGGCCGCGGCCTCGCCTGCGCCGCCAGCGGCACCGGCGACGGCGACGGGGGCAGCAGCGGTGACCTCGAACTTCTCCTCGAACGCCTTCACGAACTCGTTGAGCTCGATGAGGGTCAGGCCGGCGAACTGCTCGAGCAGCTCCTCGGTGGAAAGCTTCGCCATGATGTATCTCCTAGATAGATGGGGTTTGTAGACGAGATCGCCGGTCGCTTACGCGGCCTCGGCGGTCTCCAGCTTTTCGCGAAGCGCGTCGATGGTGGCGGCAGCCTTGCCCATCGTCGCCTTCATCATTCCCGCGGCCTTCGCCAGCAGAACCTCACGGCTCTCGAGCGCGGCGTACGTGTTGACCTCGTCGGCGGTGAGGGCCTTGCCCTCGAAGATGCCCGACTTGATCACGAGAAGCGGGTTGGCCTTGGCGAAGTCACGCAGAGCCTTGGCGGTGGCGACGAAGTCACCGTGCACGAACGCGACAGCCGACGGCCCCTTGAGGTCCTCGTCCAGCGCGGAGATGCCTGCCTTGTTGGCGGCGATCTTGGTCAGCGTGTTCTTCACCACGGCGTACTCAGCGTCCTGACGGATGCTGTTGCGCAG harbors:
- the mpaC gene encoding daptide-type RiPP biosynthesis dehydogenase, with protein sequence MTAPFSARVPTLWHGPRAREAMVRLTAGRDTLVIADAAVAYPLPTAHPARRMTVDTGAVDEVGVLVIAEELVRRPPEVIVAVGGGSVLDASKIAALALSPGRLLDFALRHAEISALTILPDAPPSVDIVAVPTTIGTSSETNSVAVLRHRRGSRLLVGRPLRPRHAVLDPDQFATLVPAAVREGALEAFLRVAGASTSPRTERADRDARTLGRALLEAARGDAMSTTGRLRLARLSAATQRTAALRGRDPYSARHWYLANEVAFHLGVRKMTATAAVIAAVWAQIAAGDPRWGDRASLDAFWTDVTGATALPRDPAIGIAVLVDQAGLPSAPRPSAREIDRIAAAVETAWGDHRPMLRGIRAADVRAVLHDSRWSTTAVGDRRPRVAERR
- the mpaD gene encoding daptide-type RiPP biosynthesis aminotransferase; translation: MSVPHALWTSMLPADTAFPPDRVTIGASGHRLFYADGSERLCATSGLWNVPLGFGNPAVTEAVSRATRDASYLSLFRAPHRYAEDAADALIALAGSERYRRVIFSTSGGAANDAAMKLARQYWAQQGSGSRSLVVGLRGSYHGTMYGSHVLSGDDLLQSVYGVDRRAVRHVSHTDDGAELAALVEREGSRVASVVVEPVLGSGAHALSGAFVRRLLELRERHGFLLVADEVATGFGRTGALFATDRWAAAPDVLIVSKALTNGAMGAAALLVGDRIATAFARGGWTFVHGETQAGTPACAAAVLAVIDELRRIDVETTTQALATTVHHLARTWQDDGIVTGVTGSGCFVGVGLRRPDGSPLSGADVLQVVSAIADSGVVVHPGPSSFQLIPGYGFTAAEVAETDRAVRAGLARVRQGAA
- the mpaB gene encoding daptide biosynthesis RiPP recognition protein, with product MGSSATTARQDEGGTGEDPLLGPHALRAWITGGQGARGRVFLRETEVGAASVAAAADPEDVILEPAGSVPRPGAARVVVGYEGRLADLGDELFLGERGVELQDYIAASFVQIVGPTAVRFFDEGSWRAFLDDADLARATGVFAAAMLDPRVLLADRAALARPHREETPCAVRVDAGGGVHLGLQGEAIGHVDDLPAVLGRTVPLMSALGSVPGAADLVAELDARPWLSRYLDAADLRKMLRLPNGTARIAGFGWALLDDDLADAEPLPDDPFLLDTAEGFLLADVRTLRRHLLSPLTAAVVDAVQTSGTRALAAARVARACGVPDAHARRLCLDALAALRVHLGGPVEDASGEGAR
- a CDS encoding GNAT family N-acetyltransferase — protein: MSRIRPYRPTDRAAMFEICVKTADAGGDATGVLSDDELWGNLFAVPYVERHPDLAWVVEADDGRAIGYLVATDDTDAFSAWFRDEWWPALHARYPRSADPQTREEKLIEYGYTREPGVEPNATEYPAHLHIDLLPETQGQGLGRALIETLFATLRERDVPALHLGMDPANVGAAAFYERLGMTRLPSAPGGLTYGIRFDT
- a CDS encoding phosphatase PAP2 family protein, which gives rise to MNRRMLLWWGVACLFLATALGALVVFVYPQTPGLDQWWNDTIGAIRADWMLSFALALNWIGGGWVAILAVPLGTILVLLLLRRWRGALFAAFCFLVSAGAVQLLKNIFGRARPHDMLVVSDYGSFPSGHTANAATIALVLWVLFPRVWMAIVGAAWIVLMALSRTFLSVHWATDTLGGALVGAGVVLVLGAWLVPWIRRDVEPAAHADRLSAP
- a CDS encoding cystathionine gamma-synthase encodes the protein MSDHDHAFATRAIHAGQAPDPTTGAIIPPIYQSSTHVQDGIGGFRDGYEYNRAGNPTRSSLETQLAALEGGVAALSFASGLAAEDGLLRGLLAPGDHVLLGNDVYGGTYRLLTKVLAPWGIDTTTVELSDVDVIRAAIRPETRIVWLETPSNPLLKVIDIALIAEIAHAAGALVVVDNTFASPALQQPLALGADVVVHSTTKYLGGHSDVLGGAVVFRDDRFVEAVKFQQFAVGAVSAPLDAWLTTRGIKTLAVRMRQHSENAQAIAEWAQARPEFAQVFYPGLSSHAGHAVAARQMSGFGGMLSLGLAAGGEAARAFAESTSLFQLAESLGGVESLIGYPPEMTHASVRGTELAVPENVVRLSVGIEDVADLIADLEQGLARIGR